In the Oryza glaberrima chromosome 6, OglaRS2, whole genome shotgun sequence genome, one interval contains:
- the LOC127777223 gene encoding vegetative cell wall protein gp1-like translates to MREDFAPPPPAATETACFSSSLTPPRVLAGATPRCRRSSASSPEPPRPSSFFPTAAAVLLARSSSAPLPAPPRPSSFPTAAVVLLARSSSAPLPAPPRLSSSLAPPPPRCRRYAASSPEPPPEPTSASSPAPEPTSTSAPRVIVNRSSGLELPIHLGLALVMLHFQNYLTTTTSW, encoded by the exons ATGCGCGAAGACttcgctcctcctccacccgcggCCACGGAGACCGCGTGCTTCTCTTCCTCGCTCACTCCTCCTCGCGTCCTCGCAGGAGCGactcctcgctgccgccgctcctccgcgtcctcgccggagccgccgcggccgtcctccttcttccccaccgccgcggcTGTCCTCCTtgctcgctcctcctccgccccgctgccggcgccgccgcggccgtcctccttccccaccgccgcggtagtcctcctcgctcgctcctcctccgccccactgccggcgccgccgcggctgtcctcctcgctcgctcctcctccgccccgctGCCGGCGCTACGCCGCGtcctcgccggagccgccgccggagccgactTCGgcctcttctccggcgccggaaCCGACCTCGACCTCGGCCCCTAGA GTGATCGTCAATAGGTCCAGTGGGCTGGAGCTACCAATTCATCTAGGTCTTGCCCTG GTAATGCTCCACTTCCAAAATTACCTGACAACTACAACTTCTTGGTGA
- the LOC127777222 gene encoding UDP-glycosyltransferase CGT yields the protein MPSSGDAAGRRPHVVLIPSAGMGHLVPFGRLAVALSSGHGCDVSLVTVLPTVSTAESKHLDALFDAFPAVRRLDFELAPFDASEFPGADPFFLRFEAMRRSAPLLGPLLTGAGASALATDIALTSVVIPVAKEQGLPCHILFTASAAMLSLCAYFPTYLDANAGDGGGVGDVDIPGVYRIPKASIPQALHDPNHLFTRQFVANGRSLTSAAGILVNTFDALEPEAVAALQQGKVASGFPPVFAVGPLLPASNQAKDPQANYMEWLDAQPARSVVYVSFGSRKAISGEQLRELAAGLETSGHRFLWVVKSTVVDRDDAAELGELLGEGFLERVEKRGLVTKAWVDQEEVLKHESVALFVSHCGWNSVTEAAASGVPVLALPRFGDQRVNSGVVARARLGVWADTWSWEGEAGVIGAEEISEKVKAAMADEALRRKAASLAKAAAKAVAGGGSSHRCLVEFARLCQGGTCRTN from the coding sequence ATGCCGAGCTCTGGCGAcgcggcgggcaggcggccgcATGTGGTGCTCATCCCGAGCGCCGGCATGGGCCACCTCGTCCCCTTCGGCCGCCTCGCCGTGGCGCTCTCCTCCGGCCACGGCTGCGACGTCTCCCTCGTCACGGTGCTCCCCACGGTGTCCACCGCGGAGTCGAAGCACCTCGACGCGCTGTTCGACGCGTTcccggcggtgcggcggctcgacttcgagctcgcgccgttCGATGCGTCGGAGTTCCCCGGCGCCGACCCGTTCTTCCTCCGGTTCGAGGCCATGCGGCGGTCGGCGCCGCTGCTTGGCCCGctcctcaccggcgccggcgcatcGGCGCTCGCCACGGACATCGCGCTGACCTCCGTCGTCATACCCGTGGCGAAGGAGCAGGGCCTCCCGTGCCACATCCTcttcaccgcctccgccgcgatgCTCTCCCTCTGCGCCTACTTCCCCACATACCTCGACGCCaacgctggcgacggcggcggcgtcggcgacgtcgaCATCCCCGGCGTGTACCGCATCCCCAAGGCCTCCATCCCGCAGGCGCTGCACGACCCCAACCACCTCTTCACCCGCCAGTTCGTCGCCAACGGCCGGAGCCTCACGAGCGCCGCCGGCATCCTCGTCAACACGTTCGACGCCTTGGAGCCGGAGGCCGTCGCGGCCCTGCAGCAGGGCAAGGTCGCCTCCGGCTTCCCGCCGGTGTTCGCCGTGGGGCCACTTCTCCCGGCGAGCAACCAGGCGAAAGATCCGCAGGCAAACTACATGGAGTGGCTCGACGCGCAGCCGGCGCGGTCGGTGGTGTACGTGAGCTTCGGCAGCCGCAAGGCCATCTCAGGGGAGCAGCTcagggagctcgccgccgggctGGAGACCAGCGGCCACAGGTTCCTGTGGGTGGTGAAGAGCACCGTCGTGGACAGGGAcgacgccgccgagctcggcgaGCTGCTCGGCGAGGGGTTCTTGGAGCGGGTGGAGAAGCGAGGCCTCGTCACCAAGGCATGGGTGGATCAGGAAGAGGTCCTGAAGCACGAGTCCGTGGCGCTGTTCGTGAGCCACTGCGGCTGGAACTCggtgacggaggcggcggcgagcggcgtccCGGTGCTGGCGCTGCCGAGGTTCGGCGACCAGCGGGTGAACTCCGGCGTGGTGGCGCGCGCCAGGCTCGGCGTGTGGGCGGACACCTGGAGCTGGGAGGGGGAAGCCGGGGTGATCGGCGCAGAGGAGATATCGGAGaaggtgaaggcggcgatggcggacgAGGCGTTGCGTAGGAAGGCGGCGAGCCTCGCCAAGGCCGCCGCgaaggccgtcgccggcggtggatcGAGCCACCGTTGTCTGGTCGAGTTCGCGCGGCTGTGCCAAGGGGGAACATGTCGCACTAATTGA